One window from the genome of Phycisphaerales bacterium encodes:
- the atpB gene encoding F0F1 ATP synthase subunit A gives MQQRRLALMPFGLESLTPLLAAADPNALPSPVDHIVAHPFKVTEGGWWWWSSATANLVISGALMLLIGFFVAKRVRTGPDAQGEARYLTRGKFAQLVEVLIVGLRDMMIKPVLGDRSDKFLPYLLCVFFFILINNLLGMIPLIDVNMFINFYLVEAGVFGDDATKWKDAHVAPFGGTATQSIWVTGSLALIAGLVINIAGVMRLGVGEYAKHLTAGTPVFLWPIMVPVEVMGTLIKPIALALRLFAVMTAGHILLAVMFVFFEMIARDTAALGTGAGMVVAVILWIPVILMAVFIFVLEVFVSFLQALIFMFLTAVFIGLLDHHGDHHEHVDEHYDQDVPTAVPAV, from the coding sequence GTGCAACAGCGGAGGCTCGCGTTGATGCCCTTTGGCCTGGAATCCCTGACTCCCCTGCTCGCGGCGGCCGACCCCAACGCGCTGCCCAGCCCCGTCGATCACATCGTGGCGCACCCCTTCAAGGTCACCGAGGGCGGCTGGTGGTGGTGGTCGTCGGCGACGGCCAACCTGGTCATCTCCGGCGCACTGATGCTGCTGATCGGCTTCTTCGTCGCCAAGCGCGTGCGGACGGGACCGGACGCTCAGGGCGAGGCCCGCTACCTCACCCGGGGCAAGTTCGCCCAGCTCGTCGAGGTCCTCATCGTCGGTCTGCGCGACATGATGATCAAGCCCGTGCTGGGCGACCGCAGCGACAAGTTCCTGCCGTATCTGCTCTGCGTCTTCTTCTTCATCCTCATCAACAACCTGCTGGGGATGATTCCGCTCATCGACGTCAACATGTTCATCAACTTCTACCTCGTCGAGGCCGGCGTCTTCGGCGACGACGCGACGAAGTGGAAGGACGCGCACGTCGCACCGTTCGGCGGCACCGCGACCCAGAGCATCTGGGTCACCGGATCGCTCGCGCTGATCGCCGGGTTGGTGATCAACATCGCCGGCGTGATGCGCCTGGGCGTGGGCGAATACGCCAAGCACCTGACCGCTGGCACGCCGGTCTTCCTGTGGCCCATCATGGTTCCGGTCGAGGTCATGGGCACCCTGATCAAGCCGATCGCGCTGGCCCTTCGTCTGTTCGCCGTCATGACGGCCGGCCACATCCTGCTCGCGGTCATGTTCGTGTTCTTCGAGATGATCGCCCGCGACACCGCCGCCCTCGGTACGGGCGCGGGCATGGTCGTGGCCGTCATCCTGTGGATTCCGGTCATCCTGATGGCCGTGTTCATCTTCGTGCTGGAGGTCTTCGTCAGCTTCCTGCAGGCGCTGATCTTCATGTTCCTGACGGCCGTGTTCATCGGCCTGCTCGACCATCACGGCGACCACCACGAGCACGTGGACGAGCATTACGACCAAGACGTTCCAACCGCGGTTCCGGCCGTCTGA
- a CDS encoding AAA family ATPase, whose protein sequence is MAKRTRKAATREPDPLPERALAAGSLDDLLGQGEAVAFLRKTLVADRVPHAWMFQGPPGVGKRTLALAFAAALLTPDAGPDRDEAQELLQGGAHPDLTLISKELASYSEDAELRKKKQRTISIDVLKEFFDPAVARTSSLPGGQAAKVCIIDEAHLLAREGQNHLLKTLEEPPPRTVIILVADRPHDLLPTIHSRCQRLRLGPVDTNAMRAWLDRQGAIGDAERSTVLHLADGSPGMAELMLNTGVVAWPDRLVPLAKAAAAGNDDGSLADACAKLASEWSEAWVKAHPAASKDAANRTAHGLALGVIATWARRELRNGTLGPEALEAIAACSSLLARDVQPRFAYEVLAERMAESAAMPAR, encoded by the coding sequence ATGGCCAAACGCACCCGCAAAGCCGCAACGCGAGAGCCTGACCCGCTGCCCGAGCGGGCGTTGGCCGCTGGCTCGCTCGACGACCTACTGGGCCAGGGCGAAGCCGTCGCGTTCCTCCGCAAGACCCTCGTCGCCGACCGTGTGCCGCACGCATGGATGTTCCAGGGCCCGCCGGGCGTGGGCAAGCGCACGCTGGCGCTGGCCTTCGCCGCCGCGCTCCTGACTCCCGACGCGGGCCCCGATCGCGACGAGGCGCAGGAACTCCTCCAAGGCGGCGCCCATCCGGATCTCACGCTGATCTCCAAGGAACTGGCTAGCTACAGCGAAGACGCCGAACTGCGCAAGAAGAAGCAGCGCACGATCTCCATCGACGTGCTCAAGGAATTCTTCGACCCAGCCGTCGCCCGCACCTCATCCCTGCCCGGCGGGCAGGCCGCGAAGGTCTGCATCATCGACGAGGCGCACCTGCTCGCGCGTGAAGGCCAAAACCACCTGCTCAAGACGCTCGAAGAGCCGCCGCCGCGCACCGTCATCATCCTGGTTGCCGACCGTCCACACGACCTGCTCCCCACGATCCACAGTCGCTGCCAACGTTTACGCCTCGGACCGGTCGATACCAATGCGATGCGAGCCTGGCTCGACCGCCAAGGCGCCATCGGCGACGCTGAACGCTCGACCGTTCTCCATCTGGCCGACGGCTCACCAGGCATGGCCGAGCTTATGTTGAACACCGGCGTCGTTGCCTGGCCCGACCGGCTCGTGCCGCTGGCCAAGGCCGCTGCCGCGGGCAACGACGATGGCTCGCTCGCCGACGCCTGCGCCAAGCTCGCCTCCGAGTGGTCCGAGGCCTGGGTGAAGGCCCACCCCGCGGCGAGCAAGGACGCCGCCAACCGCACCGCCCACGGCCTGGCGCTCGGCGTCATCGCCACGTGGGCTCGGCGGGAGCTGCGCAACGGCACGCTCGGCCCCGAAGCGCTCGAGGCCATCGCCGCATGCTCGAGCCTGCTCGCGCGAGACGTGCAACCAAGGTTTGCGTACGAAGTGCTCGCCGAGCGAATGGCCGAATCGGCCGCTATGCCTGCACGCTGA
- the fliD gene encoding flagellar filament capping protein FliD: MGGITSGIGLASGLDTASIIQQLLSLEARPRILAQQRLSSIKVQQSAYLDINSRLQNLRSIVSGLRTQPVFDAKKATSSDESILTATASAGAAAGSYTFLVDRLVSAEQWLTRGFSSADDVPVGADAFTFEGAEARLDSDTALADLNGGNGITRGKIRIDDGTTSAEIDLSKVATVSEVLDAINAADLDVTASVRGGSFVLTAGSGLGSDITVTNAGSAEVAESLGLATGGTVLSADLVGTNVYGLSETTALSVLNDGRGVFANEIIGQTADFTISVNGDARSIRLGALYDTEGELIEGKAATVGDALTRINDALSGTGVTAEINADGDGFDLVDSLGLNTIEVADGTGLLGSAMEDLGFSAGTTVGSVAGDVVLAGMNSTLLSGLRGAADDLGDGILQVRARDGSVFNVTISDFDTDVNGLLTQLQDQIDPTKITVGLDEMGTGLTFTDVSGGIGNLSVVGSGGPSDTAVALGISTGTGGVAQDVFTGDRIQRQYVGLNTLVSDLNNGDGIGTGTFRIIDSTGTATEVEIDGDIRTVSDLIRTVNSAIAGDDVSIRINDNGDGFVVEDAAGGASKLLIEDLSGQVAASLRLDGEAEDAGDNRIVGSYETRIEFEADDSLRDVMTKINEAGVGVTASILNEGVGANPFRLSLSARDAGVAGRTLIDTGGFDLGLTKLQEGLDAKAFFGSTDPAQAVLFTSSSNTVTDVFEGLTLNLQSASDEAVTINVASDRGELESKIEEFVGAFNETLDRIDFQSRFDEETEARGPLLGDSTLLNLKNAMMSTILGGPLNVSGRYSNLSQVGITVGEGGRLELDKDVLQDAIETDPQAVEDLLIKRDIDQSGGTRTLGEGITVTDPLARETFSALGVFARVEELSRTYIDSVDGVLTARGQALENQVRLQEDRIEFFDQKLATRQTQLQREFASLETIISNFQAQQAALASLTG; encoded by the coding sequence ATGGGTGGCATCACGTCGGGCATCGGGCTGGCCAGCGGTCTGGACACGGCATCGATCATCCAGCAGCTGCTCTCCTTGGAAGCGCGGCCCAGGATCTTGGCGCAGCAGCGGCTGAGCTCCATCAAGGTACAGCAGTCGGCGTACCTGGACATCAACTCTCGCCTGCAGAACCTGCGCAGCATCGTGAGTGGTCTGCGCACGCAGCCGGTCTTCGACGCCAAGAAGGCCACGAGCAGCGACGAGTCGATCCTGACAGCGACGGCGTCCGCCGGGGCCGCCGCGGGGTCGTACACCTTCCTGGTCGACCGACTCGTGAGTGCCGAGCAGTGGCTGACGCGGGGCTTCTCGTCGGCCGACGACGTGCCGGTGGGGGCCGACGCGTTCACGTTCGAGGGGGCCGAGGCGCGGCTGGACTCTGATACGGCGTTGGCCGACCTGAACGGCGGCAACGGCATCACCCGCGGCAAGATCCGCATCGATGATGGGACGACCTCGGCCGAGATCGACCTCTCGAAGGTCGCCACGGTCAGCGAGGTGCTCGACGCCATCAACGCCGCCGACTTGGACGTCACCGCCTCGGTGCGAGGTGGTAGCTTCGTACTGACGGCCGGCTCGGGCTTGGGCAGCGACATCACGGTGACGAACGCGGGCTCGGCCGAGGTTGCCGAGTCGCTCGGGCTCGCCACGGGCGGCACCGTGCTGAGTGCGGATCTGGTCGGGACGAACGTGTACGGCCTGTCCGAGACGACGGCCCTGTCGGTCCTCAACGACGGACGCGGCGTGTTCGCCAACGAGATCATTGGCCAGACGGCCGACTTCACCATCTCGGTGAACGGGGATGCGCGGTCGATCCGGCTTGGTGCGCTCTACGACACGGAAGGCGAGCTCATCGAGGGCAAGGCGGCGACCGTCGGCGACGCGCTGACGCGCATCAACGATGCGCTCAGTGGCACCGGCGTGACGGCGGAGATCAACGCCGACGGCGATGGCTTCGACCTCGTCGACTCGCTCGGGCTGAACACCATCGAGGTCGCCGACGGCACGGGATTGCTCGGTAGCGCGATGGAAGACCTGGGCTTTTCCGCTGGCACGACGGTGGGTTCGGTTGCGGGCGACGTGGTGCTGGCGGGCATGAACAGCACGCTGCTGTCGGGCTTGCGTGGCGCGGCCGACGACCTGGGCGACGGCATCCTGCAGGTGCGTGCTCGCGACGGCAGCGTCTTCAACGTCACGATCTCCGACTTCGATACCGACGTGAATGGCCTGTTGACGCAGCTTCAGGACCAGATCGATCCGACCAAGATCACCGTCGGGCTCGACGAGATGGGTACCGGGCTCACCTTTACCGACGTATCGGGCGGGATCGGCAACCTCTCGGTCGTGGGGTCGGGCGGCCCGAGTGACACCGCGGTTGCCCTCGGGATCAGCACGGGCACGGGCGGTGTCGCCCAGGACGTCTTCACGGGCGATCGCATCCAGCGACAGTACGTGGGCCTGAATACGCTCGTGTCGGACCTGAACAACGGCGACGGCATCGGTACGGGCACGTTCCGCATCATCGACTCGACCGGAACCGCGACCGAGGTCGAGATCGATGGCGATATTCGTACTGTCTCGGACCTCATCCGGACGGTCAATTCGGCCATCGCGGGCGACGACGTCTCGATCCGCATCAACGACAACGGCGATGGCTTCGTCGTTGAGGATGCGGCTGGAGGGGCGTCGAAGCTGCTGATCGAGGATCTCTCGGGGCAGGTTGCCGCGTCGCTGCGGCTCGACGGAGAGGCGGAGGATGCGGGCGACAACCGCATCGTGGGCAGCTATGAGACGCGGATCGAGTTCGAGGCCGACGACTCGTTGCGCGACGTGATGACGAAGATCAACGAGGCTGGCGTGGGCGTGACGGCGTCCATCCTCAACGAGGGCGTGGGCGCCAACCCGTTCCGCCTGAGCCTGAGTGCGCGCGACGCGGGCGTGGCCGGCCGGACGCTGATCGACACCGGCGGGTTCGACCTGGGGCTGACCAAGCTGCAGGAGGGCCTTGACGCCAAGGCGTTCTTCGGCTCAACCGATCCGGCCCAGGCAGTGCTGTTCACCAGTTCGTCCAACACGGTGACGGACGTCTTCGAGGGCCTGACGCTCAACCTGCAGTCTGCCAGCGACGAGGCCGTCACGATCAACGTGGCGTCGGATCGCGGCGAGCTCGAAAGCAAGATCGAAGAATTCGTAGGTGCGTTCAACGAAACGCTGGATCGCATCGACTTCCAGAGCCGCTTCGACGAAGAGACCGAGGCCCGTGGGCCGCTGCTGGGCGACAGCACGCTCTTGAACCTCAAGAACGCGATGATGAGCACCATCCTCGGCGGGCCGCTCAACGTATCCGGCCGCTACAGCAACCTCAGCCAGGTGGGCATCACCGTGGGCGAAGGCGGACGGCTCGAGCTCGACAAGGACGTGCTCCAGGACGCCATCGAAACCGATCCGCAGGCCGTCGAGGACCTGCTGATCAAGCGCGACATCGACCAGTCGGGTGGCACGCGGACGCTCGGTGAGGGCATTACCGTCACCGATCCATTGGCCCGCGAGACGTTCTCGGCCCTGGGCGTGTTTGCCCGGGTCGAAGAGCTGAGCCGCACGTACATCGACTCGGTGGACGGCGTGCTGACGGCTCGGGGCCAGGCGCTCGAGAACCAGGTTCGGCTGCAGGAAGACCGCATCGAGTTCTTCGATCAGAAGCTGGCCACCAGGCAGACTCAGCTCCAGCGCGAGTTTGCGTCGCTCGAGACGATCATCAGCAACTTCCAGGCCCAGCAAGCCGCGCTGGCATCCTTGACGGGATAA
- a CDS encoding DUF4230 domain-containing protein gives MGILEILGLVVVTFVAGGLLAAAVLLVWRHRASRRRSDAEPPKVDQTIVLAERVRSVGRLVGLEVMVKEIATASRGFQWMPPLLLSQAKVAMIFHFEKQYSIDLTRIEHTDIEQIGVNRYRVTLPEIDGVLRLSDVTPYDIQHGRVLGLFDVIPMTAERQTELMTAAQRDAAKLYESKEPKYLAEAKRSVARHLSSLLELFDVKVEVVWADDAEDAAEPVLEPVEVGAKA, from the coding sequence ATGGGAATCCTCGAAATCCTCGGTCTCGTCGTCGTGACCTTCGTCGCGGGCGGTCTTCTCGCCGCCGCAGTGCTGCTCGTCTGGCGTCATCGCGCGAGCCGCCGGCGCAGCGACGCCGAACCGCCGAAGGTCGACCAGACGATCGTGCTGGCCGAGCGTGTGCGGTCCGTTGGTAGGCTGGTCGGGCTCGAAGTGATGGTGAAGGAGATCGCCACGGCCTCGCGCGGATTCCAGTGGATGCCCCCGCTGCTGCTGAGCCAGGCCAAGGTCGCGATGATCTTCCACTTCGAGAAGCAGTACTCGATCGACCTGACCCGCATCGAGCACACCGACATCGAGCAGATCGGCGTCAACCGCTACCGCGTGACGCTGCCGGAGATCGACGGCGTGCTGCGGCTCTCGGACGTCACACCGTACGACATCCAGCACGGCCGGGTGCTGGGCCTGTTCGACGTCATCCCAATGACCGCCGAGCGCCAGACCGAGCTCATGACCGCCGCCCAGCGCGACGCCGCGAAGCTGTACGAGAGCAAGGAGCCCAAGTACCTTGCCGAAGCGAAGCGCAGCGTGGCACGTCACTTGTCGTCGCTGCTCGAGCTCTTCGACGTCAAGGTCGAGGTCGTCTGGGCTGACGACGCCGAGGATGCCGCCGAGCCCGTGCTCGAGCCGGTCGAGGTCGGCGCAAAGGCGTAG
- the sthA gene encoding Si-specific NAD(P)(+) transhydrogenase: MATYDLCVIGSGPAGQRAAIQSAKLGKRVCVVERLREVGGVAVNTGTIPSKALREAILGTSGNQSLLPTESDFMAARSQSFAGLLDAANKVIRHEVGKVAGHFASNGIDVAYGEASFLDPHTIRVAGTSVSEVKADKFLIAVGASPARPEDIPFDGQNVITSDELMQLEYLPATMIVIGGGVIGTEYASMLTALGVRVTLIEGRRELLGFVDEEITEALQFHLRKRGMTLRLGEKAVKITVIDPPDLARSGNKQMAEVYLESGKTIRADCLLYCVGRQGATEALNLQAAGLSADKRGRIEVNEHYQTAVEHIYAAGDVVGFPALASTSMEQGRHAACHMFEVRLPEQSGTLPYGVYSIPEISMVGKTEKELTEENIPFESGVAQYDEIARGQLLGDELGMLKLLIHQETQHILGVHVIGAGATEIVHIGQAVMALGGTLDYFVHTVFNYPTLAECYKVAALNGRNRLRST, translated from the coding sequence ATGGCGACCTACGACCTCTGCGTCATCGGAAGTGGACCGGCCGGCCAGCGGGCTGCCATCCAGTCGGCAAAGCTCGGCAAACGCGTCTGCGTCGTGGAACGCCTCCGCGAGGTCGGCGGTGTTGCGGTCAATACCGGCACCATTCCCAGCAAGGCACTACGCGAGGCCATCCTCGGAACCAGCGGCAATCAGAGCTTGCTGCCCACCGAGAGCGACTTCATGGCCGCCCGCAGCCAGTCCTTTGCGGGGCTGCTCGATGCCGCCAACAAGGTCATCCGCCACGAGGTCGGCAAGGTTGCCGGCCACTTTGCGTCCAACGGCATCGATGTCGCGTACGGCGAAGCTTCGTTCCTCGACCCGCACACGATCCGGGTTGCAGGAACCAGCGTCTCGGAGGTCAAGGCTGACAAGTTCCTGATCGCCGTCGGCGCGAGTCCGGCCCGGCCCGAAGACATCCCCTTCGACGGCCAGAACGTCATCACCAGCGATGAACTGATGCAGCTCGAGTACCTGCCCGCCACCATGATCGTCATCGGAGGCGGCGTGATCGGTACCGAGTACGCCTCGATGCTCACCGCCCTGGGCGTGCGAGTCACGCTCATCGAGGGTCGACGCGAGTTGCTCGGCTTCGTCGACGAGGAAATTACCGAAGCGCTGCAGTTCCACCTCCGCAAGCGGGGCATGACGCTCCGATTGGGCGAGAAGGCCGTGAAGATCACGGTCATCGATCCGCCTGATCTTGCCCGCAGCGGCAACAAGCAGATGGCCGAGGTGTACCTCGAAAGCGGTAAGACGATCCGGGCCGACTGCCTGCTGTATTGCGTCGGCCGCCAGGGCGCGACCGAAGCGCTCAATCTGCAGGCCGCCGGGCTCAGCGCCGACAAGCGCGGCCGCATCGAGGTCAACGAGCACTACCAGACCGCCGTCGAGCACATCTACGCTGCCGGCGACGTGGTGGGCTTTCCGGCCCTGGCCAGCACGAGCATGGAACAGGGCCGCCATGCCGCCTGCCACATGTTCGAAGTGCGTCTGCCCGAGCAATCCGGAACCCTGCCCTACGGCGTCTACTCCATCCCCGAGATCTCGATGGTCGGCAAGACCGAGAAGGAGCTGACCGAAGAGAACATCCCCTTCGAGTCGGGCGTCGCCCAGTACGACGAGATCGCCCGCGGCCAGCTCCTGGGCGACGAACTGGGCATGCTCAAGCTGTTGATCCACCAGGAGACCCAGCACATCCTGGGCGTCCACGTCATCGGCGCCGGTGCCACCGAGATCGTCCACATCGGCCAGGCCGTCATGGCCCTGGGCGGCACGCTCGACTACTTCGTCCACACCGTCTTCAACTACCCGACGCTGGCCGAGTGCTACAAGGTCGCCGCCCTCAACGGCCGCAACCGGCTGCGCAGCACCTGA
- a CDS encoding phosphoglycerate kinase translates to MPTRTIAQTPVDNMRALVRVDFNVPMDGGAIADDRRIRSAVPTIKSVLDRGGSVVLMSHMGRPKGDGFEPEFSLRPVADHLSKLLEFPVRFPSNDCVDADAASAVDAMKPGDVVLLENLRFHKAEKTGDADFAAKLAAYGDLYVNDAFGTCHRADASMVAVPRAMEGKPRVAGLLVEKEIEFLSEAVANPRKPMVVILGGAKVSSKIGAIEHLLPKCDTMLIGGAMAYTFMRAKGEPTGTSLVEEEHVSTAERAMAAADAAGVELLLPTDHMVADKFDHGAPTRAEDRIPDDAVAVDIGPKTAERYARAIDGAKSVLWNGPMGIFEWPGADGGTRIVAEALVRATKAGAVTIVGGGDSAAALDSMGLSTDITHVSTGGGASVEMLEGKKFEAIEVLDKTSG, encoded by the coding sequence ATGCCAACGCGGACCATCGCCCAGACCCCCGTCGACAACATGCGGGCCCTTGTCCGCGTGGACTTCAACGTACCGATGGATGGCGGGGCGATCGCTGACGACCGCCGCATCCGCTCGGCCGTGCCCACCATCAAGAGCGTGCTCGATCGCGGCGGCAGCGTCGTGCTCATGAGCCACATGGGTCGGCCCAAGGGCGACGGCTTCGAGCCCGAGTTCTCGCTTCGGCCTGTGGCCGACCACCTGTCGAAGCTCCTGGAGTTTCCAGTCCGCTTCCCCTCGAACGACTGCGTCGACGCCGATGCAGCATCGGCCGTCGACGCGATGAAGCCCGGCGACGTCGTCCTGCTCGAGAACCTGCGCTTCCACAAGGCCGAGAAGACGGGCGACGCCGACTTTGCAGCCAAGCTCGCGGCGTACGGCGACCTCTACGTCAACGACGCCTTCGGCACCTGCCACCGGGCCGACGCGTCGATGGTTGCAGTGCCGCGCGCGATGGAGGGCAAGCCAAGGGTCGCGGGCTTGCTCGTTGAGAAGGAGATCGAGTTCTTAAGCGAGGCCGTCGCCAACCCGCGCAAGCCGATGGTCGTGATCCTGGGCGGCGCGAAGGTGTCGTCCAAGATCGGCGCCATCGAGCACCTGCTGCCCAAGTGCGACACCATGCTCATCGGCGGCGCCATGGCCTACACGTTCATGCGCGCCAAGGGTGAGCCCACGGGCACGAGCCTGGTCGAGGAGGAGCACGTCTCGACGGCGGAGCGCGCGATGGCTGCGGCGGACGCCGCGGGCGTCGAACTGCTGCTGCCCACCGACCACATGGTCGCCGACAAGTTCGACCATGGTGCCCCGACCCGCGCCGAAGATCGCATCCCCGACGACGCGGTGGCGGTCGATATCGGACCCAAGACCGCCGAGCGATACGCGCGGGCGATCGACGGGGCCAAGAGCGTGCTCTGGAACGGCCCGATGGGCATCTTTGAGTGGCCCGGAGCCGACGGCGGCACCCGGATCGTCGCCGAGGCGCTCGTTCGGGCCACCAAGGCCGGGGCGGTCACCATCGTGGGCGGCGGCGACTCGGCCGCTGCGCTGGATTCCATGGGACTATCGACCGATATCACCCACGTGTCGACCGGTGGCGGAGCCTCCGTGGAGATGCTCGAAGGCAAAAAGTTCGAGGCCATCGAGGTCCTCGACAAGACAAGCGGTTGA
- the atpF gene encoding F0F1 ATP synthase subunit B, whose protein sequence is MRRSLIQNHSAMLASAAVLLLPAIAMAADEAGKKGTVIPGIKQGVPMMVSTFLVFGIVFFLLWKFAWPPIVKGLEERDRKILEGLEASKRALAEADAMKERYESQLTEARGEAQRILAETKARQAEFTAELRSKADAELSRMREKAQKDIDAARRVAVNELYAEAARLATLMATKILEREVSEQDQARLVEQALSEFESSRQASDN, encoded by the coding sequence ATGCGACGTTCGCTGATTCAAAACCACTCGGCCATGCTCGCGTCGGCGGCCGTCCTCTTGCTGCCGGCCATCGCGATGGCCGCGGACGAGGCCGGCAAGAAGGGCACAGTCATCCCCGGCATCAAGCAGGGCGTCCCGATGATGGTGTCGACCTTCCTGGTCTTCGGCATCGTGTTCTTCCTGCTCTGGAAGTTCGCCTGGCCGCCCATCGTCAAGGGCCTCGAAGAGCGGGATCGCAAGATCCTCGAGGGTCTCGAAGCCTCCAAGCGCGCGTTGGCCGAGGCCGATGCGATGAAGGAGCGCTACGAGAGCCAGCTCACCGAGGCCCGCGGCGAGGCCCAGCGCATCCTCGCCGAGACCAAGGCTCGCCAGGCGGAATTCACCGCCGAGCTGCGCTCGAAGGCCGATGCCGAGCTGTCCCGCATGCGCGAGAAGGCGCAGAAGGACATCGACGCGGCCCGCCGGGTGGCGGTCAACGAGCTCTATGCCGAGGCCGCCCGCCTCGCCACGCTCATGGCCACCAAGATCCTCGAGCGAGAGGTGAGCGAGCAGGACCAGGCGCGACTCGTCGAGCAAGCGCTCAGCGAGTTCGAGTCCAGCCGCCAGGCTTCGGACAACTAA
- the atpH gene encoding ATP synthase F1 subunit delta — protein MPLLESPPDALSDIYATSLFEVCQQAGRDAALKETLDELEAILDMARTNPSFNEFLASRVLGTDERAESLKKIFEGKVSSRTLTFLLVLNDKDRLGHLPGMVQAFHDKAQDAFGQLEVDVHTAGPISSADLDAIRERLASALGKDVIAHHRSDPAMIGGLKLRYGDRLIDGSIAARMRRLRDQLGHDGAARIRARVGEMIDAQAAAAPDSDVPDA, from the coding sequence ATGCCCCTGCTCGAAAGCCCGCCCGACGCCCTGTCGGATATCTACGCGACCAGCCTCTTCGAGGTGTGCCAGCAGGCGGGCAGAGACGCCGCGTTGAAGGAGACCCTCGACGAGCTCGAGGCCATCCTCGACATGGCGCGCACGAACCCGTCCTTCAATGAGTTTCTCGCTTCGCGCGTGTTGGGTACCGACGAGCGGGCCGAGTCGCTCAAGAAGATCTTCGAGGGCAAGGTCTCCAGCCGCACGCTCACCTTCCTGCTCGTGCTCAATGACAAGGACCGCCTCGGGCACCTGCCCGGCATGGTCCAGGCCTTCCACGACAAGGCGCAAGATGCCTTCGGCCAGCTCGAGGTCGACGTCCATACCGCCGGGCCCATCAGTTCGGCCGACCTGGACGCCATCCGAGAGCGGCTCGCCTCGGCCCTGGGCAAGGACGTCATCGCCCACCACCGCAGCGACCCCGCCATGATCGGTGGACTCAAGCTGCGGTACGGCGACCGGCTCATCGACGGCTCCATCGCTGCCCGGATGCGCCGGCTCCGCGACCAACTCGGCCACGACGGCGCCGCTCGCATCCGCGCCCGCGTGGGCGAGATGATCGACGCCCAAGCCGCCGCAGCTCCCGATTCGGACGTCCCCGACGCCTGA
- the fliS gene encoding flagellar export chaperone FliS: protein MPTESAMSYLRSQVMSASPAELRLLLLDGAIRFGLQGKQGLIDKNFEQSYEGISQCRAIITELAVGVDRKVDPDLCDRVTSLFMFMFGELTQASMDKDPERVQAVIELLEFERETWKLAMDRVKQDKASGQDTGQSAAATSASNVESRPSSLSVQA, encoded by the coding sequence ATGCCTACTGAATCGGCCATGTCTTACCTGCGATCCCAGGTGATGAGCGCCTCGCCCGCCGAGTTGCGCCTGCTGCTCCTGGATGGAGCCATCCGCTTCGGCCTGCAGGGCAAGCAGGGCCTGATCGACAAGAACTTCGAGCAGAGCTACGAGGGCATCAGCCAGTGCCGTGCCATCATCACCGAATTGGCGGTGGGCGTCGATCGGAAGGTCGATCCGGACCTGTGCGACCGCGTGACGAGCCTGTTCATGTTCATGTTCGGCGAACTTACGCAGGCGAGCATGGACAAGGATCCTGAACGCGTGCAAGCCGTGATCGAGCTGCTGGAGTTCGAACGCGAGACCTGGAAGCTGGCGATGGACCGCGTGAAGCAGGACAAGGCGAGCGGTCAGGACACCGGCCAATCTGCGGCAGCGACATCCGCGTCGAACGTCGAGTCACGGCCTTCGTCGCTCAGCGTGCAGGCATAG